In one Bradyrhizobium sp. 4 genomic region, the following are encoded:
- the fliF gene encoding flagellar basal-body MS-ring/collar protein FliF, with protein sequence MLFSRAQIQQLLNNLLELGPRRLMALGLIGFAVLVTVVGGAYYLSRPEFETLYTGLSREDVTRMGAALREQNITFDVNTAGDAISVRPSQTMQARMLLAEKGLPTSANSGYELFDKIGSLGLTSFMQEVTKLRALEGEIARTVQLMKGVKAARVHIVMPVRGSFRATQQPPSASVVLRTDGAIEARTAQSIRHLVAAAIPGMSRDKVTVLDADGSMLLAEEDEATAAPTKMASLQKTVGGMVQENIRKALTPYLGLDNFEVSVASQLSTDKRQTNETVYDPESRAERSVRNVRENEKSQNADRSQPTTVQQNLPDQQVNAGGTKNSSEDKTRREDVTNFEVSSKTTTTVSDGYSVKKLFIAVLVNRGRLIADLGDKSNQAIVDSKLAEISQLAATAGGLDKARGDQIQVTAVDFIEGSRELAPVPPISFVEMINKQLGSVINAVTILAVASMLVWFGLRPAVNGILTHRAAQEQTEAAEAAQLESAAGALALADSEEAELNLVEDLEGKMQRTPQKRLEQIVRLDQMQAAAILKDWMRREEAA encoded by the coding sequence ATGCTGTTCAGTCGTGCGCAGATACAGCAACTGCTCAATAATCTGCTGGAGCTTGGGCCGCGACGCCTGATGGCCTTGGGATTGATCGGTTTCGCCGTTCTCGTCACTGTCGTGGGCGGCGCCTATTATCTGAGCCGGCCTGAATTCGAAACGCTCTATACCGGCCTTTCCCGCGAAGACGTGACGCGTATGGGTGCAGCGCTGCGCGAGCAGAACATCACCTTCGACGTCAACACCGCCGGCGACGCGATCTCGGTGCGTCCGAGCCAGACCATGCAGGCGCGGATGCTGCTCGCCGAGAAGGGGCTGCCGACCAGCGCCAATTCTGGCTACGAGCTGTTCGACAAGATCGGCTCGCTCGGTTTGACCTCGTTCATGCAGGAGGTCACCAAGCTCCGGGCACTCGAAGGCGAGATCGCGCGCACGGTGCAGTTGATGAAGGGCGTGAAGGCGGCGCGGGTGCATATCGTGATGCCGGTGCGGGGGTCGTTCCGCGCGACGCAGCAGCCACCTTCGGCATCGGTCGTGCTGCGCACCGACGGCGCGATCGAGGCGCGCACGGCGCAGTCGATCCGTCATCTCGTCGCGGCTGCCATTCCAGGCATGAGCCGCGACAAGGTCACGGTGCTTGACGCCGACGGTTCGATGCTGCTTGCCGAAGAGGACGAGGCCACTGCTGCTCCGACCAAGATGGCGAGCCTGCAGAAGACGGTCGGCGGAATGGTGCAGGAGAATATCCGCAAGGCGCTGACGCCATATCTGGGCCTCGACAATTTCGAAGTGAGCGTTGCATCGCAGCTCTCCACCGACAAGCGGCAGACCAACGAAACCGTCTACGATCCGGAGAGCCGCGCCGAGCGCTCGGTGCGGAACGTTCGCGAGAACGAGAAGTCACAGAACGCGGACCGTTCGCAGCCGACCACGGTGCAGCAAAATCTTCCCGACCAGCAGGTGAACGCTGGCGGCACCAAGAATTCCAGCGAAGACAAGACCCGCCGCGAGGACGTCACCAATTTCGAGGTCTCGTCCAAGACCACGACGACGGTGAGCGACGGCTATTCGGTGAAGAAGCTGTTCATTGCCGTGCTGGTCAACCGCGGGCGGCTCATTGCCGACCTCGGCGACAAGAGCAACCAAGCCATCGTCGACAGCAAGCTCGCCGAGATCAGCCAACTCGCGGCCACGGCCGGCGGGCTGGACAAGGCACGCGGCGACCAGATCCAGGTGACGGCCGTCGATTTCATCGAAGGCTCGCGCGAACTGGCGCCGGTGCCGCCGATCAGCTTCGTCGAGATGATCAACAAGCAGCTCGGCAGCGTCATCAACGCGGTCACGATCCTGGCCGTAGCTTCGATGCTGGTGTGGTTTGGACTTCGTCCTGCGGTCAATGGCATTTTGACCCATCGCGCGGCGCAGGAGCAGACCGAGGCGGCGGAAGCCGCCCAGCTCGAGTCGGCCGCAGGCGCCCTCGCATTGGCGGACAGCGAAGAAGCCGAGCTCAACCTGGTCGAAGACCTCGAAGGCAAGATGCAGCGAACGCCGCAGAAGCGGCTGGAGCAGATCGTTCGTCTCGATCAGATGCAGGCGGCAGCGATCCTTAAAGACTGGATGCGACGCGAGGAGGCGGCATGA
- a CDS encoding flagellin gives MGSSLLTNSSAMTALQTLRNVSSQLATTQNRISTGMRVSTASDNAAYWSIATSMRSDNAALSAVSDSLGLSAATVDTEYTALTSVIGDKDSGLTKLQALLVEAKTAGIDRTKIQADITQIQQDMKLKANSATFNGINWLSTTATTPTTFNLVSSYSRVGGTPTIGSITVTTANYSLYTSTQTGILDTAGSTSPSINTMSISVLTDSAADQTTLDGYIAQVTAGINSVASAAANLGAVKNRLATNTEFVKTLMDSVDRGIGQLVDADMNAESTRLQALQTQQQLGVQALSIANQNSQSILSLFR, from the coding sequence ATGGGTTCTAGCCTCCTCACCAACTCGTCTGCAATGACCGCGCTGCAGACCCTTCGCAACGTCAGCTCGCAGCTCGCGACCACGCAGAACCGGATCTCGACCGGTATGCGCGTCTCGACCGCCTCGGACAACGCTGCCTATTGGTCGATCGCGACGTCGATGCGCTCCGACAACGCCGCGCTTTCCGCGGTCTCCGACTCGCTCGGTTTGTCGGCTGCGACCGTCGACACCGAATATACCGCTCTGACGTCGGTTATCGGCGACAAGGACTCCGGCCTGACCAAGCTCCAGGCGCTGTTGGTCGAAGCCAAGACCGCTGGTATCGACCGCACCAAGATCCAGGCTGACATCACCCAGATCCAGCAGGATATGAAGCTCAAGGCCAACTCGGCGACCTTCAACGGCATCAACTGGCTGAGCACGACCGCTACGACGCCGACGACTTTCAACCTGGTGTCGTCGTACTCGCGTGTCGGCGGTACGCCCACCATCGGCTCGATCACCGTGACGACCGCGAACTACTCGCTCTACACCTCGACCCAGACTGGCATTCTGGACACGGCCGGTTCGACCTCTCCGTCGATCAACACGATGAGCATCTCCGTGCTGACCGACTCGGCGGCTGACCAGACCACGCTCGATGGCTACATCGCGCAGGTCACCGCCGGGATCAACTCGGTGGCGTCGGCCGCCGCCAATCTCGGTGCCGTCAAGAACCGACTCGCGACCAACACGGAATTCGTCAAGACCCTGATGGACTCCGTGGACCGCGGTATCGGCCAGCTCGTCGACGCCGACATGAATGCGGAATCGACCCGCCTTCAGGCGCTCCAGACCCAGCAGCAGCTCGGCGTTCAGGCGCTCTCGATCGCCAACCAGAACAGCCAGAGCATCCTGTCGCTGTTCCGCTAA
- a CDS encoding flagellin codes for MSSLLTNSTAMTALQTLRSVSSQLSTTQTRISTGQRVSTASDNAAYWSIATSMRADNAALSAVSDSLGLSAATVDTEYTALTTVIGDKDSGLTKLQSLLVEAKTAGIDRSKIQADVTQIQQQMKATASAATFNGINWLSTSATTPTTFSLVSSYSRVGGTPTIGSITVTTANYSLYTSTQTGILDTAGSTAPSINTMSISALTDSAADQTTLDGYIAQVTAGINSVASAAANLGAVKNRLSTNTDFVKSLMDSVDRGIGQLVDADMNQESTRLSALQVQQQLGVQALSIANNSSQSILSLFR; via the coding sequence ATGTCAAGCCTGCTTACGAACTCGACCGCCATGACCGCACTCCAGACCTTGCGGTCTGTGAGCTCGCAGCTCTCCACCACGCAAACCCGCATCTCCACCGGCCAGCGCGTCTCGACCGCTTCGGACAACGCTGCCTACTGGTCGATCGCGACCTCGATGCGCGCCGACAACGCCGCGCTCTCGGCGGTCTCCGACTCGCTCGGTCTGTCGGCTGCGACCGTCGACACCGAATATACCGCTCTGACCACGGTCATCGGCGACAAGGACTCCGGCCTGACCAAGCTCCAGTCCCTGCTGGTCGAAGCCAAGACCGCCGGTATCGACCGCAGCAAGATCCAGGCAGACGTCACCCAGATCCAGCAGCAGATGAAGGCGACAGCCAGTGCGGCGACCTTCAACGGCATCAACTGGCTGAGCACGTCCGCCACGACGCCGACGACCTTCAGCCTGGTGTCGTCGTACTCGCGTGTCGGCGGTACGCCCACCATCGGCTCCATCACCGTGACGACCGCCAACTACTCGCTCTACACCTCGACGCAGACCGGCATTCTCGACACGGCCGGTTCGACCGCTCCGTCGATCAACACGATGAGCATCTCCGCGTTGACCGACTCGGCAGCTGACCAGACCACGCTCGATGGCTACATCGCGCAGGTCACCGCTGGCATCAACTCGGTGGCCTCGGCCGCCGCCAATCTCGGTGCCGTCAAGAACCGGCTCTCGACCAACACGGACTTCGTGAAGTCGCTGATGGACTCCGTGGACCGCGGTATCGGTCAGCTCGTCGACGCCGACATGAACCAGGAGTCCACCCGCCTGTCGGCCCTCCAGGTCCAGCAGCAGCTCGGCGTGCAGGCGCTCTCGATCGCCAACAACAGCAGCCAGAGCATCCTGTCGCTGTTCCGCTAA
- the fliP gene encoding flagellar type III secretion system pore protein FliP (The bacterial flagellar biogenesis protein FliP forms a type III secretion system (T3SS)-type pore required for flagellar assembly.), with protein sequence MKLRVLLLALLLVVLPEVALAQIPDLNSLLPPGNGSTSGRIIQLMAVITVLSVAPGLLIMVTSFTRFAVALSFLRAGLGLQTTPANLVLISLALFMTFYVMAPTFDRAWETGIQPLMKNEISEEEAYLKITDPFREFMLAHVRDKDLQTFESLAAESFRRKFDDKRVDMRVIIPAFMISELRRSFEIGFLIILPFLVIDMIVATLTMSMGMMMMPPTILALPFKMLFFVLIDGWNLLASGLVRSFS encoded by the coding sequence GTGAAACTGAGAGTCCTGCTGCTTGCGTTGCTCCTGGTCGTGCTGCCCGAAGTGGCACTGGCCCAAATTCCGGACCTCAATTCGCTGCTGCCGCCGGGTAACGGCTCGACCAGCGGCCGGATCATCCAGTTGATGGCGGTGATCACGGTACTGTCCGTGGCGCCGGGACTGCTCATCATGGTAACGAGCTTCACGCGGTTTGCGGTGGCGCTGTCGTTCCTGCGCGCCGGTCTCGGACTTCAGACCACGCCGGCCAATCTGGTGCTGATCAGCCTCGCGCTGTTCATGACCTTCTACGTGATGGCGCCGACCTTCGACCGCGCCTGGGAAACCGGCATCCAGCCGCTGATGAAGAACGAGATCTCGGAGGAAGAGGCCTATCTGAAGATCACCGATCCGTTCCGCGAATTCATGCTGGCTCATGTTCGCGACAAGGATCTGCAGACCTTCGAATCGCTCGCCGCGGAGAGCTTCCGCAGGAAGTTCGACGACAAGCGCGTGGACATGCGCGTCATCATTCCGGCCTTCATGATTTCCGAGCTCAGGCGTTCGTTCGAGATCGGATTTCTCATCATCCTGCCGTTCCTCGTCATCGACATGATCGTGGCGACGCTGACCATGTCGATGGGCATGATGATGATGCCGCCGACAATCCTCGCACTGCCGTTCAAGATGCTGTTCTTCGTGCTGATCGACGGCTGGAATCTGCTTGCCTCCGGGCTGGTGCGCTCGTTCTCGTAA
- a CDS encoding flagellar basal body-associated FliL family protein, whose translation MRLIAAIVVLTLIAIGAGGLAGLHLFAAAERVADAKKTATPPPLASSYAGSARLRKLSPIVTNLGAPANNWARIEASMVTDSMSDEDAGILAAHISEDIVTYLRSATVAQFEGSRGLQHLRDDLTERANIRSSGKIRELIIETLVIQ comes from the coding sequence ATGCGCCTGATTGCGGCCATCGTGGTGCTGACCCTGATCGCGATCGGCGCGGGCGGGCTTGCCGGCCTGCATCTGTTTGCGGCCGCCGAGCGCGTCGCCGATGCGAAGAAAACCGCCACGCCGCCGCCTCTTGCCTCGAGCTACGCCGGCAGCGCGCGGCTCAGGAAGCTGTCGCCGATCGTGACCAATCTCGGCGCGCCGGCCAACAACTGGGCCCGCATCGAAGCCTCCATGGTGACCGACAGCATGAGTGACGAGGATGCCGGCATCCTGGCGGCCCATATCAGCGAGGACATCGTCACCTATCTGCGGTCGGCGACGGTGGCGCAGTTCGAGGGATCGCGCGGGCTTCAGCACCTGCGCGACGACCTGACCGAACGCGCCAATATCCGCTCCTCGGGCAAGATCCGCGAATTGATCATTGAGACGTTGGTGATTCAGTGA
- the flgH gene encoding flagellar basal body L-ring protein FlgH, translated as MKNLILILSLLSLAGCVTDPAEVLTGPRLSPVGSGLRTQADPIPVTPRMHSPVSYRSTWDDGTDLYRDPRARRVGDVVTVIISMQDKAKLDNKTGRSRDSQIKFGLDWLMDVAGWQDKGSTSANLNTNTQIKGNGQIDRAEDIKLSIAAIVTDVLPNGNMMISGSQEFKVNTEMRVLNVGGIVRPRDISRTNTISYEKIAEARVAYGGRGNLSDVQQPGWGHRIYDAVAPF; from the coding sequence ATGAAGAATCTGATCCTCATCCTGTCGCTGTTGTCGCTTGCGGGATGCGTCACTGATCCGGCCGAGGTCCTGACTGGCCCGCGATTGTCGCCGGTCGGGAGCGGCCTGAGGACGCAGGCCGATCCGATTCCCGTGACGCCCCGCATGCACTCGCCCGTCAGCTATCGCTCGACCTGGGACGACGGCACCGACCTCTACCGCGATCCTCGCGCCCGGCGCGTCGGCGACGTAGTGACGGTGATCATCTCGATGCAGGACAAGGCCAAGCTCGACAACAAGACTGGTCGCTCGCGCGATTCGCAGATCAAGTTCGGCCTCGACTGGCTGATGGACGTCGCGGGATGGCAGGACAAGGGCTCGACGAGCGCCAACCTCAACACTAACACCCAGATCAAGGGCAACGGCCAAATCGACCGCGCAGAGGATATCAAACTGTCGATCGCAGCCATCGTAACCGACGTGTTGCCGAACGGAAATATGATGATCAGCGGCTCGCAGGAGTTCAAGGTCAACACGGAAATGCGTGTGCTCAACGTCGGCGGCATCGTGCGTCCACGCGATATCTCGCGAACCAACACGATCTCCTACGAGAAGATCGCCGAGGCGCGCGTGGCCTACGGCGGCCGGGGAAATCTCTCGGACGTGCAGCAGCCTGGATGGGGACATCGGATCTATGACGCCGTGGCACCGTTCTGA